The DNA segment CAACAGTTGCCGAGGTCGAAGACGCACGTTCGAAGCTGCTCGCCCAGGGGAACTGACATGGCAAACCCGATTCACGCCCCCGGGCTGACAAGAAATTCCATCTCGATGAGGAACATCATCCTGAAGGAAGCACGAACCTGGGCTTCTGGCTCTATCTGATGAGTGACCTGCTTATTTTCGCGGCTCTCTTCGCCACCTATGCGGTGCTCGGTCGTAATTACGCGGCCGGTCCTGCACCTGGCGATCTTTTCGATCTCAGGTTGATCGGGGTTGCGACGGTAATCCTGCTGGTGTCATCGATTACCTATGGTGTTGCGATGATCCGTGCCGAGAGCAATGCAAAGGGTGCGACGATCTTCTGGCTTGGTGTCACAGGCCTGCTCGGCCTCGCATTCCTGGGGCTGGAGGCATACGAATTCTATCATCTGATCGCGGAGGGTGCTGGTCCCCAGCGGTCCGCCTTCCTGTCGTCATTCTTCGCCCTCGTCGGCACGCATGGCCTCCATGTCATGTTTGGGGTCATCTGGCTTGTGGTGCTTATGATACAGGTGTCGAAGTTTGGCCTCACTCCGGAGAACCATCGACGACTGATGTGCCTGTCAATGTTCTGGCACTTCCTCGACCTCATCTGGATCGGTGTCTTCTCAGTGGTCTATCTTATGGGAGTTGTCGCATGACGTCGAATTCTTCTCATAATGGAGCACACGGAGGGCATTCCGGTCACCGCTCGGGGCGTAGTTCTCTCAAGAGCTACATGACGGGATTCATCCTGTCGCTTATTCTGACGGCCATCCCGTTCTGGCTTGTGATGGGCGACGTCATCGAGAGCAAGATGATAACGATCGCGGCGATCATGATCCTTGGCGGCATCCAGATGCTTGTCCACATGACCTACTTCCTGCACATGAACAGCCGCTCTGAAGGAGGGTGGACCATGATGGCACTGATTTTTACGATCGTGATCCTTGTCATCGTGCTCGTCGGATCAATCTGGGTTATGTATCACCTCAACACCAACATGATGCCCATGTCACCGGAGATGATGAAAAATATGCCGTAAGAGCGCTGACTTCATCCAGTTTATCAAGCTAATTGCTCATTCGTG comes from the Rhizobium oryzihabitans genome and includes:
- the cyoD gene encoding cytochrome o ubiquinol oxidase subunit IV — encoded protein: MTSNSSHNGAHGGHSGHRSGRSSLKSYMTGFILSLILTAIPFWLVMGDVIESKMITIAAIMILGGIQMLVHMTYFLHMNSRSEGGWTMMALIFTIVILVIVLVGSIWVMYHLNTNMMPMSPEMMKNMP